From the genome of Vicia villosa cultivar HV-30 ecotype Madison, WI linkage group LG2, Vvil1.0, whole genome shotgun sequence, one region includes:
- the LOC131653378 gene encoding trifunctional UDP-glucose 4,6-dehydratase/UDP-4-keto-6-deoxy-D-glucose 3,5-epimerase/UDP-4-keto-L-rhamnose-reductase RHM1 yields MTTHTPKNILITGAAGFIASHVANRLIRKYPDYKIVVLDKLDYCSNLKNLLPSKSAPNFKFVKGDIGSADLVNYLLITEAIDTIMHFAAQTHVDNSFGNSFEFTKNNIYGTHVLLEACKVTGQIKRFIHVSTDEVYGETDEDAVVGNHEASQLLPTNPYSATKAGAEMLVMAYGRSYGLPVITTRGNNVYGPNQFPEKLIPKFILLALQGKVLPIHGDGSNVRSYLYCEDVAEAFEVILHKGEVGHVYNIGTKKERRVIDVATDLCRLFSKDPETSIKFVENRPFNDQRYFLDDQKLKNLGWAERTTWEEGLKKTMDWYINNPDWWGDVSGALLPHPMLVMPGGMEERHFNGSEDEKSASYVTNTNTRMLVPTTKNVGSSQKHPLKFLIYGRTGWIGGLLGKLCEKQGIPYEYGKGRLEDRSSLVADIQNVKPTHIFNAAGVTGRPNVDWCESHKTETIRVNVAGTLTLADVSREHNLLMINYATGCIFEYDEAHPEGSGIGFKEEDTPNFSGSFYSKTKAMVEELLKDYDNVCTLRVRMPISSDLSNPRNFITKISRYNKVVNIPNSMTILDELLPISIEMAKRNLRGIWNFTNPGAVSHNEILEMYRDYIDPNFKWLNFTLEEQAKVIVAARSNNEMDASKLKNEFPELLSIKESLIKYVFEPNKKSA; encoded by the exons ATGACTACGCACACCCCAAAAAATATCCTGATTACCGGGGCAGCTGGATTCATTGCATCTCATGTTGCCAACCGGCTTATCCGGAAGTATCCCGACTACAAAATTGTTGTTCTCGACAAACTCGATTACTGTTCGAATCTGAAGAATTTACTTCCTTCAAAATCGGCCCCCAACTTCAAGTTCGTGAAGGGGGACATTGGAAGTGCCGACCTTGTTAACTATCTTCTCATCACTGAGGCGATTGACACGATTATGCATTTTGCTGCTCAAACTCATGTTGACAACTCTTTCGGTAATAGTTTTGAGTTCACCAAGAACAACATATATGGTACTCATGTGTTGTTAGAAGCCTGCAAGGTAACTGGCCAGATTAAAAGATTCATCCATGTAAGCACTGATGAGGTCTATGGAGAGACCGATGAGGATGCTGTTGTTGGAAACCACGAGGCTTCTCAGCTACTTCCGACAAATCCGTACTCTGCAACAAAAGCTGGGGCGGAAATGCTTGTCATGGCATATGGTAGGTCGTATGGATTACCCGTGATCACAACACGTGGAAACAACGTCTACGGCCCGAATCAGTTTCCTGAAAAGTTAATTCCAAAGTTCATCCTCTTGGCATTGCAAGGCAAAGTTCTTCCGATTCACGGTGATGGTTCGAATGTGAGGAGTTATTTGTATTGTGAAGATGTCGCAGAGGCTTTTGAAGTTATCCTTCACAAGGGAGAGGTTGGACATGTTTACAATATTGGGACTAAGAAGGAAAGGAGAGTTATCGATGTAGCTACCGATTTATGCAGACTCTTCTCGAAGGATCCAGAGACTAGTATTAAGTTTGTAGAGAACAGACCGTTTAATGATCAGAGATACTTTCTTGATGACCAAAAGTTGAAGAATTTGGGCTGGGCGGAGAGAACTACTTGGGAAGAAGGCTTGAAGAAAACCATGGATTGGTATATCAACAATCCCGATTGGTGGGGTGATGTGAGTGGTGCATTGCTCCCTCATCCGATGCTGGTGATGCCTGGTGGCATGGAGGAGAGACATTTCAATGGATCTGAAGACGAAAAGTCGGCATCATATGTCACAAATACGAATACTCGAATGTTGGTTCCAACAACCAAGAACGTTGGCTCTTCGCAGAAACATCCTCTCAAGTTCTTGATCTATGGAAGGACGGGTTGGATTGGGGGTTTACTGGGAAAATTGTGTGAGAAACAAGGGATTCCTTATGAGTATGGAAAAGGACGCCTTGAGGATCGCTCATCACTCGTGGCTGATATTCAAAACGTGAAACCCACTCATATTTTCAATGCAGCAGGAGTTACCGGAAGACCTAATGTTGATTGGTGTGAATCTCATAAAACAGAAACAATCCGCGTCAACGTTGCTGGTACTTTAACATTGGCTGATGTCAGCAGAGAGCATAACCTTTTGATGATAAACTATGCTACCGGGTGCATATTCGAGTACGATGAAGCTCATCCTGAAGGTTCAGGCATTGGTTTTAAGGAGGAAGATACTCCTAACTTCAGCGGTTCTTTCTATTCCAAAACTAAGGCTATG GTTGAAGAGCTCTTGAAAGACTATGACAATGTATGCACTCTCAGAGTTCGCATGCCGATTTCATCCGACCTAAGCAATCCACGCAATTTCATCACCAAGATTTCACGATACAACAAAGTCGTTAACATTCCAAACAGCATGACTATTTTGGATGAACTTCTTCCCATTTCAATCGAGATGGCTAAGAGGAACCTAAGAGGTATCTGGAACTTCACAAATCCTGGTGCAGTGAGCCACAACGAGATTCTCGAGATGTACAGGGATTACATCGATCCAAATTTCAAGTGGCTTAACTTCACACTTGAAGAACAAGCCAAGGTGATAGTTGCTGCCAGAAGCAACAATGAAATGGATGCATCCAAGCTGAAGAATGAGTTTCCAGAATTGCTTTCCATCAAAGAATCActtatcaagtatgtctttgagccCAACAAGAAAAGTGCCTAA
- the LOC131653377 gene encoding alpha,alpha-trehalose-phosphate synthase [UDP-forming] 1, translating into MVGFQSDHMPGNNKYNGDYNSCPGSVERPLRGKKLIKSSKGSSSPESVLINNNNINNSSNHSNNNNCNSMNNNKHVVTEPFEHDICLKEYNNSGASSVERFVEGAAAAAKALSNGYKREDGKPFRQRLLVVANRLPVSAVRKGEDSWSLEISAGGLVSALLGVKEFEARWIGWAGVNVPDAVGQKTLTEALAEKRCIPVFLTEEIVHQYYNGYCNNILWPLFHYLGLPQEDRLATTRGFQSQFESYQVANQMFADVVNEVYEEGDIVWCHDYHLMFLPQCLKKFNNKMKVGWFLHTPFPSSEIHRTLPSRTELLRAVLAADLVGFHTYDYARHFVSACTRILGLEATPEGVEDQGKMTRVAAFPIGIDSDRFIRALGSSDVQGPIKDLQERFKGRKVMLGVDRLDMIKGIPQKLLAFEKFLEENADWRDKVVLLQIAVPTRTDVPEYQKLTSQVHEIVGRINGRFGSLTAVPIHHLDRTLDFYGLCALYAVTDVALVTSLRDGMNLVSYEFVACQEKKKGVLILSEFAGAAQSLGAGALLVNPWNITKVAEAISKALNMPSAEREKRHRHNFHHVTTHTAQQWAETFVNDLNDTVVEAQLRTKQIPPRLPADEAIEQYMTSTNRLLILGFNGTLTEPVEKKGDQLKEMELSVHPELKLPLTKLCSDPNTTVVVLSGSDRTILDENFKEYDTWLAAENGMFLNSSNGEWMTTMPEQLNMEWVDSVKQIFEYFTERTPRSHFEEREASLVWNYRHADVEFGKLQARDLLQHLCTGPISNASVEVVQGSRSVEVRAAGVTKGAAVDRILGEIVHCKSMTTPIDYVLCIGHFLAKDEDIYDFFEPEPSCFGASLQRSKLTEATKFANEKVSPSKIPSVKNGFKSTNQNKGQRPVSNSPKKTTNIFSRAARKPAPEKITWNVLDLKKENYFSCAVGRTQTNARFTLPSPDEVAEFLKKLALESSRKN; encoded by the exons ATGGTTGGATTCCAGAGCGACCATATGCCTGGGAACAACAAGTATAATGGTGATTATAACAGTTGTCCAGGTAGTGTTGAACGACCATTGAGaggaaaaaaattaatcaaaagcaGCAAGGGATCATCATCTCCCGAAAGTGTTcttattaataataacaatatcaATAATAGTAGTAatcatagtaataataataattgtaatagCATGAATAACAATAAACATGTGGTTACTGAACCTTTTGAGCATGACATATGCTTAAAAGAATATAATAACTCTGGTGCTTCCTCTGTTGAACGATTCGTGGAAGGTGCTGCTGCAGCGGCAAAGGCTCTTAGTAATGGATATAAAAGGGAAGATGGAAAGCCTTTTCGACAACGGCTTTTGGTTGTGGCTAATAGACTGCCAGTTTCTGCTGTTAGGAAAGGGGAGGATTCTTGGTCGTTGGAGATCAGTGCTGGCGGCTTGGTGAGCGCTCTTTTAG GTGTGAAGGAGTTTGAAGCGAGGTGGATAGGTTGGGCCGGAGTCAATGTGCCAGACGCAGTTGGACAGAAGACACTCACCGAAGCATTGGCTGAAAAG AGGTGTATCCCAGTATTTCTTACTGAAGAGATTGTTCATCAGTACTATAATGGCTATTGCAATAATATTTTGTGGCCCCTTTTTCATTATCTTGGACTTCCGCAAGAAGACCGTCTAGCAACAACTCGTGGTTTTCAATCTCAGTTTGAATCGTACCAGGTGGCAAACCAAATGTTTGCTGATGTTGTAAACGAGGTATATGAAGAGGGAGATATTGTTTGGTGCCATGATTACCATCTTATGTTTCTACCACAATGCTTAAAGAAATTTAACAACAAAATGAAAGTTGGCTGGTTTCTCCATACCCCCTTTCCATCTTCTGAAATTCATAGGACTCTGCCATCTCGCACAGAGCTCCTGCGTGCAGTTCTTGCTGCTGACTTGGTTGG TTTTCACACCTATGATTATGCACGACACTTTGTTAGTGCATGTACTCGTATTCTCGGACTTGAGGCAACACCAGAAGGGGTTGAAGATCAAGGGAAAATGACCCGAGTTGCTGCA TTTCCAATTGGTATAGACTCAGATCGATTTATACGTGCACTCGGCTCTTCTGATGTTCAAGGTCCCATCAAAGACTTACAAGAAAGATTTAAAGGCAGAAAG GTAATGTTAGGTGTTGATCGCCTTGATATGATTAAAGGAATTCCTCAAAAACTTCTAGCTTTTGAAAAATTCTTGGAAGAGAATGCTGATTGGCGAGATAAAGTAGTTCTGCTTCAAATTGCTGTGCCAACAAGAACAGATGTTCCCGAGT ATCAAAAGCTTACAAGCCAGGTTCATGAAATTGTTGGTCGCATCAATGGCAGATTTGGATCACTGACTGCTGTTCCTATACATCACCTG GATCGCACTCTTGACTTTTATGGACTATGTGCTTTGTACGCTGTTACAG ATGTAGCACTTGTCACGTCTTTGAGGGATGGAATGAATCTTGTCAGTTACGAGTTTGTGGCCTGCCAGGAAAAAAAGAAGGGGGTTCTCATTCTTAGTGAA TTCGCTGGTGCTGCTCAATCTCTTGGTGCTGGGGCACTTCTGGTCAACCCTTGGAACATCACAAAAGTTGCTGAAGCAATTTCCAAAGCTCTGAACATGCCATCtgcagagagagagaagagaCACAGGCATAACTTTCATCATGTAACAACACACACTGCACAGCAGTGGGCAGAAACTTTTGTAAA TGATCTGAATGATACTGTTGTTGAAGCACAACTGAGGACAAAGCAAATTCCACCACGGCTCCCGGCCGACGAGGCAATTGAACAATATATGACGTCAACCAATCGGCTACTTATTTTG GGATTTAATGGAACATTAACTGAACCAGTTGAGAAAAAAGGTGATCAGCTGAAAGAAATGGAACTCTCGGTGCATCCAGAACTGAAACTACCGTTGACAAAACTTTGCAGTGACCCAAATACTACAGTTGTCGTGCTTAGTGGAAGTGATAGAACAATTCTAGATGAA AATTTTAAAGAATATGACACTTGGCTAGCAGCGGAGAATGGGATGTTTTTGAACTCTTCAAATGGAGAATGGATGACCACAATGCCAGAACAACTGAATATGGAATGGGTTGACAGCGTGAAG CAAATTTTTGAGTACTTTACTGAAAGAACACCTCGCTCACATTTTGAAGAAAGGGAAGCTTCACTTGTATGGAACTACCGACATGCAG ATGTTGAGTTTGGAAAACTTCAAGCAAGAGACTTGCTACAACATCTTTGCACAGGTCCAATTTCAAATGCATCAGTTGAAGTCGTTCAAGGGAGCCGATCAGTTGAGGTCCGAGCTGCTGGTGTTACAAAG GGAGCAGCTGTTGACCGCATCTTGGGGGAGATAGTTCACTGTAAATCCATGACAACACCTATTGATTATGTTCTGTGTATAGGACATTTTCTGGCAAAG GATGAAGATATATACGACTTTTTTGAGCCAGAGCCTTCCTGTTTTGGTGCGAGTCTTCAAAGAAGCAAGTTAACAGAAGCAACTAAGTTTGCTAATGAGAAGGTATCACCTTCGAAGATCCCATCGGTTAAAAATGGATTCAAGTCAACAAATCAAAACAAGGGACAACGACCTGTCTCAAATTCACCGAAGAAAACAACTAATATTTTCAGCCGAGCAGCACGAAAGCCAGCTCCCGAAAAGATCACTTGGAATGTCCTTGACCTCAAGAAAGAGAATTACTTCTCATGCGCTGTTGGCAGAACTCAAACAAATGCTCGCTTTACACTTCCATCACCTGATGAAGTTGCTGAGTTTCTGAAGAAACTTGCGCTTGAATCTTCTCGTAAAAACTGA